The following coding sequences are from one Lolium rigidum isolate FL_2022 chromosome 6, APGP_CSIRO_Lrig_0.1, whole genome shotgun sequence window:
- the LOC124660948 gene encoding 4-hydroxyphenylacetaldehyde oxime monooxygenase-like, translating into MASLDPSLEPKHVLLFSVPLLIAPLVILLYFQAVRNKKNAIRLPPSPLRLPIIGHLHLMVNEPHRSLQKLARSLGPVVYLQLGDIAAVVVSSPEAATEVLKTHDVHCCSRPSSPGANLITYGQQDIAFSPYNESWRERRKLFVSELVSSKRVQSFAHALEAQVGNLIQSLSQSPPSKPVNLNETLFTLIDGFIGTVAFGSMNGAKLMKYAKFQQVFSEAMVALSAFSAQDFFPASPMSRWFDKLVGLEARYRRIFLELDAYFEMVLSQHMDPGRVKPETDDLVDVLINLWKGQALTKDHLKALIMDAFIGGTTTSSVTLLWAMSELIKNLAVMKKAQTEIRNMVADKQTLQVDNLSKLKYLKMVVKETLRLHPPAPLLVPRETMDHVKVLGYDISPKTRIFVNVWAIGRDPARWEKPEEFYPERFDNISIDFHGSHYELLPFGAGRRICPAIHMGATIVEFTLASLLHSFDWELPQGMTSQDVSMEGTGRQVYCRKTPLYLVPSCKKQTHFP; encoded by the exons ATGGCGTCCCTTGACCCCTCTCTGGAACCCAAGCATGTCCTCCTATTCTCAGTACCACTACTCATAGCTCCTCTGGTAATATTGTTATACTTCCAAGCTGTTCGCAACAAGAAGAACGCCATCCGTCTGCCCCCGAGCCCCCTGAGGCTACCCATCATAGGGCATCTACACCTGATGGTGAATGAGCCCCACCGGTCACTGCAGAAGTTGGCCCGCAGCCTGGGCCCAGTCGTGTACCTGCAGCTCGGCGACATCGCCGCCGTCGTGGTTTCCTCGCCGGAGGCGGCTACGGAGGTGCTCAAGACGCATGATGTCCATTGCTGCAGCCGACCCTCCTCCCCAG GTGCAAATTTAATTACCTACGGGCAACAAGACATCGCATTCTCGCCATACAACGAAAGCTGGCGTGAGAGGCGCAAGCTGTTCGTTTCGGAACTCGTAAGCAGCAAACGCGTCCAGTCCTTCGCGCACGCGCTAGAAGCTCAAGTTGGCAACCTTATCCAATCACTATCACAGTCTCCACCGTCCAAGCCCGTCAACCTGAACGAGACCCTCTTCACGCTCATCGACGGCTTCATCGGCACCGTGGCTTTCGGAAGCATGAACGGTGCTAAGCTCATGAAATACGCCAAGTTCCAGCAGGTTTTTAGCGAAGCCATGGTCGCCCTCTCGGCCTTCTCCGCGCAGGACTTCTTCCCAGCGTCGCCGATGAGCCGATGGTTCGACAAGCTAGTCGGGCTAGAGGCGCGGTACCGTAGGATATTCCTAGAGCTGGATGCATACTTCGAGATGGTGCTCAGCCAGCATATGGATCCAGGAAGGGTGAAACCTGAGACGGATGACCTTGTGGATGTGCTCATCAATCTCTGGAAGGGACAAGCACTAACAAAAGACCACCTCAAGGCTCTCATCATG GATGCGTTTATAGGTGGCACAACCACAAGCTCGGTGACATTGTTGTGGGCGATGTCTGAGCTAATCAAGAACCTGGCAGTGATGAAGAAGGCCCAGACAGAGATAAGGAATATGGTTGCCGACAAACAAACGCTGCAGGTCGACAACCTCTCTAAGCTCAAGTACCTGAAAATGGTCGTCAAGGAAACGCTGCGATTACATCCACCAGCGCCGCTGCTCGTTCCAAGGGAGACGATGGACCATGTAAAAGTCCTCGGCTATGATATCTCACCCAAGACAAGGATCTTCGTCAACGTGTGGGCTATAGGGAGGGACCCTGCCCGTTGGGAAAAACCTGAGGAGTTTTACCCCGAGAGGTTTGACAAcatttccattgattttcatgGATCACACTATGAGCTCCTGCCTTTTGGTGCGGGGCGGCGGATCTGCCCAGCTATCCACATGGGCGCGACAATCGTAGAGTTCACGCTTGCTAGTTTGCTGCATTCATTTGATTGGGAATTACCTCAAGGCATGACAAGCCAAGATGTGAGCATGGAAGGGACCGGAAGACAAGTTTACTGCAGGAAGACTCCTCTTTACCTTGTTCCATCCTGCAAGAAGCAGACCCACTTTCCATAG